Proteins from a single region of Pseudomonas quebecensis:
- a CDS encoding DNA polymerase III subunit chi encodes MPQVDFYILPSADPSARLDFACKLTEKAWRMGHRIYLHCSDDAQREELDARLWRFKGESFVPHGPAEAEPEGRVVLGLGDNCGDHQDLLVNLDLKVPPFAGAFARVAEVVVEDPAIRQAARESFRFYREQGYPLQDHRLQRL; translated from the coding sequence ATGCCCCAAGTCGACTTCTACATATTGCCCAGCGCCGATCCCTCCGCGCGCCTGGACTTTGCCTGCAAACTCACGGAAAAAGCCTGGCGCATGGGCCATCGCATCTACCTGCATTGCAGCGATGACGCCCAACGCGAGGAACTCGATGCCCGCCTGTGGCGCTTCAAAGGTGAGAGCTTCGTGCCCCACGGCCCTGCGGAAGCCGAACCCGAAGGCCGGGTGGTGCTGGGGCTGGGCGATAACTGCGGCGACCACCAGGACCTGCTGGTCAATCTGGACTTGAAAGTCCCGCCCTTTGCCGGAGCATTCGCCCGCGTAGCGGAGGTGGTGGTGGAAGATCCGGCTATTCGTCAGGCTGCGCGGGAGAGTTTCCGTTTCTACCGCGAACAGGGCTATCCTTTGCAAGATCACCGGTTACAACGACTTTGA
- a CDS encoding leucyl aminopeptidase has product MELVVKSVSPETLKTATLVVAIGEDRKLGVAAKQLDELSGGAISAVLKRGDLAGKVGQSLLLQSLPNLKADRVLLVGVGKDAELGDRPFRKIISGVLGTLKGLGGADATLALDEIVVKGRDSYGKTRLLAETLVDGGYVFDQFKSQKAEPRALKKITLLTIKAAQAEVTRAVTHAQAIANGMSFTRDLGNLPPNICHPTFLGEQAKALGKEFKGLKVEVLDEKKIKDLGMGSFYAVGQGSDQPPRLIVMQYNGAKKSEKPYALVGKGITFDTGGISLKPGAGMDEMKYDMGGAASVFGTLRAVLELKLPINLVCILACAENMPSGGASRPGDIVTTMSGQTVEILNTDAEGRLVLCDALTYAERFKPQAVIDIATLTGACVVALGAHTSGLLGNNDELIEQLLSAGKAADDRAWQLPLFDEYQEQLDSPFADIANIGGPKAGTITAACFLSRFAKNFNWAHLDIAGTAWTSGGKDKGATGRPVPLLTQYLLDRAKA; this is encoded by the coding sequence ATGGAATTGGTTGTAAAAAGCGTTAGCCCCGAAACGTTGAAGACCGCCACCCTCGTGGTCGCCATCGGCGAAGACCGCAAGCTCGGTGTCGCCGCCAAGCAACTGGATGAGCTCAGCGGCGGCGCGATCAGCGCGGTGCTCAAGCGCGGTGACCTGGCCGGCAAAGTGGGCCAGAGCCTGCTGCTGCAAAGCCTGCCCAACCTCAAGGCCGACCGCGTGTTGCTGGTGGGCGTGGGCAAGGACGCCGAACTGGGCGACCGCCCGTTCCGCAAGATCATCAGCGGTGTGCTCGGCACCCTCAAGGGCCTGGGCGGCGCCGATGCGACGCTGGCACTGGATGAAATCGTGGTCAAAGGCCGCGACAGCTACGGCAAGACCCGCCTGCTGGCCGAAACCCTGGTGGACGGCGGCTACGTATTCGACCAGTTCAAGAGCCAGAAAGCCGAACCCCGTGCCCTGAAGAAAATCACCCTGCTGACCATCAAGGCCGCCCAGGCTGAAGTGACCCGCGCCGTGACCCATGCACAGGCCATCGCCAACGGTATGTCGTTCACCCGCGACCTGGGCAACCTGCCGCCGAACATCTGCCACCCGACGTTCCTGGGCGAGCAGGCCAAGGCGCTGGGCAAGGAATTCAAGGGTCTCAAGGTTGAAGTGCTGGACGAGAAGAAGATCAAGGACCTGGGCATGGGCTCGTTCTATGCCGTGGGCCAGGGCAGCGACCAGCCGCCACGCCTGATCGTGATGCAATACAACGGCGCCAAGAAATCCGAGAAGCCATACGCCCTGGTAGGTAAAGGCATCACGTTCGACACCGGCGGTATCAGCCTCAAGCCTGGCGCCGGCATGGATGAGATGAAGTACGACATGGGCGGCGCCGCCAGCGTGTTCGGCACCCTGCGCGCCGTACTGGAGCTCAAGCTGCCGATCAATCTGGTGTGCATCCTGGCGTGTGCCGAGAACATGCCGAGCGGCGGTGCTTCGCGACCAGGCGATATCGTGACCACCATGAGCGGCCAGACCGTGGAAATCCTCAACACCGACGCCGAAGGCCGCCTGGTGCTGTGCGATGCCCTGACCTACGCCGAGCGTTTCAAGCCGCAGGCCGTGATCGACATCGCCACCCTGACCGGTGCCTGCGTGGTCGCTTTGGGCGCTCACACCTCCGGCCTGTTGGGTAATAACGACGAACTGATCGAGCAACTGCTCAGCGCCGGCAAGGCCGCCGACGACCGCGCCTGGCAACTGCCGCTGTTCGATGAATACCAGGAACAGCTGGACAGCCCGTTCGCCGACATCGCCAACATCGGTGGGCCGAAGGCCGGCACCATCACCGCAGCGTGCTTCCTGTCGCGCTTTGCCAAAAACTTCAACTGGGCTCACCTGGATATCGCCGGTACCGCCTGGACCAGCGGCGGCAAAGACAAGGGCGCCACCGGCCGTCCAGTGCCGTTGCTGACTCAGTACCTGCTCGATCGCGCCAAAGCTTAA
- a CDS encoding DNA polymerase III subunit chi, translating into MDTSNPLKKDDHLLDDLESIRQLLGDEGLQPPLLTEAVNGEVQIPLLFDMVGGKPVAPQPSVEAPAVVEAAPAEKAPDALLLHLDNELRAAAQLIMQDVIDDFAPHIETEIKRRMDARMERLIAAATNN; encoded by the coding sequence ATGGACACTTCCAACCCGTTAAAAAAAGATGACCACCTGCTGGACGACCTGGAGTCGATCCGTCAGTTGCTGGGTGATGAGGGTTTGCAACCGCCACTGCTGACCGAAGCGGTCAACGGTGAGGTACAGATCCCGCTGTTGTTCGACATGGTCGGCGGCAAGCCGGTTGCGCCGCAGCCGAGTGTCGAAGCCCCAGCCGTCGTGGAAGCCGCGCCTGCCGAAAAGGCACCCGACGCCTTGCTGCTGCACCTGGACAACGAACTGCGCGCCGCCGCACAACTGATCATGCAAGACGTGATCGACGACTTTGCCCCGCATATCGAAACCGAGATCAAACGCCGGATGGATGCGCGGATGGAGCGGCTGATCGCCGCTGCTACAAACAACTAG
- the lepA gene encoding translation elongation factor 4 produces the protein MSDLSHIRNFSIIAHIDHGKSTLADRFIQMCGGLAEREMEAQVLDSMDLERERGITIKAHSVTLYYKAKDGITYQLNFIDTPGHVDFTYEVSRSLAACEGALLVVDAGQGVEAQSVANCYTAIEQGLEVMPVLNKIDLPQAEPERVKEEIEKIIGIDATDAVTCSAKTGLGVDEVLERLVHTIPAPTGNIEDPLQALIIDSWFDNYLGVVSLVRVRHGRVRKGDKILVKSTGKIHLVDSVGVFNPKHTATVDLKAGEVGFIIAGIKDIHGAPVGDTLTLSSTPDVDVLPGFKRIQPQVYAGLFPVSSDDFEDFREALQKLTLNDSSLQYTPESSDALGFGFRCGFLGMLHMEIIQERLEREYDLDLITTAPTVIFELLLKTGETIYVDNPSKLPDLSAIEDMREPIVRANILVPQEHLGNVITLCIEKRGVQRDMLFLGTQVQVTYDMPMNEVVLDFFDRLKSTSRGYASLDYHFDRYQSANLVKLDVLINGDKVDALALIVHKDNAHYKGRQLTEKMKELIPRQMFDVAIQAAIGGQIIARTSVKALRKNVLAKCYGGDVSRKRKLLEKQKAGKKRMKQVGNVEVPQEAFLAVLRLDS, from the coding sequence GTGAGTGATTTGAGTCATATCCGCAATTTCTCCATCATCGCCCACATTGACCATGGCAAGTCGACGCTGGCCGATCGATTCATCCAGATGTGCGGCGGCCTTGCCGAGCGTGAAATGGAAGCCCAGGTCCTGGACTCCATGGACCTCGAACGCGAGCGCGGGATCACCATCAAGGCCCACAGCGTCACGCTGTACTACAAGGCCAAAGACGGCATCACCTACCAGCTGAACTTCATTGATACCCCGGGCCACGTTGACTTCACCTACGAAGTCAGCCGGTCCCTGGCGGCCTGTGAAGGTGCCCTGCTGGTGGTCGACGCCGGCCAGGGCGTTGAAGCCCAGTCGGTTGCCAACTGCTACACCGCGATCGAGCAGGGCCTGGAAGTCATGCCCGTGCTGAACAAGATCGACCTGCCGCAGGCCGAGCCCGAGCGCGTCAAGGAAGAGATCGAGAAGATCATCGGCATTGACGCCACCGACGCCGTCACCTGCAGCGCCAAGACCGGCCTGGGCGTCGACGAAGTGCTCGAGCGCCTGGTCCACACCATTCCGGCCCCCACCGGCAATATCGAAGATCCGCTGCAAGCGTTGATCATCGACTCCTGGTTCGACAACTACCTGGGCGTCGTCTCCCTGGTGCGCGTGCGTCACGGCCGCGTGAGGAAGGGCGACAAGATCCTGGTCAAATCCACCGGCAAGATCCACCTGGTGGACAGCGTCGGGGTGTTCAACCCCAAGCACACCGCGACCGTTGATCTGAAAGCCGGTGAAGTAGGCTTCATCATCGCCGGCATCAAGGACATCCACGGCGCGCCGGTGGGTGACACCCTGACGCTCAGCTCCACGCCGGACGTCGACGTGCTGCCGGGCTTCAAGCGCATTCAGCCGCAGGTATATGCAGGCCTGTTTCCGGTCAGCTCCGACGATTTCGAAGATTTCCGCGAAGCCCTGCAAAAGCTGACCCTCAACGACTCGTCGTTGCAGTACACCCCGGAAAGCTCCGACGCCCTGGGCTTCGGCTTCCGCTGCGGGTTCCTGGGCATGCTGCACATGGAAATCATCCAGGAGCGCCTCGAGCGCGAATACGACCTGGACCTGATCACCACCGCTCCCACCGTTATTTTCGAGCTGTTGCTCAAAACCGGTGAAACGATTTACGTCGACAACCCCTCCAAGCTTCCGGATCTGTCGGCGATCGAAGACATGCGCGAGCCTATCGTGCGGGCCAATATCCTGGTTCCGCAGGAACACTTGGGCAACGTCATTACCCTGTGTATCGAAAAGCGCGGCGTGCAGCGCGATATGCTGTTCCTCGGTACCCAGGTCCAAGTGACCTACGACATGCCGATGAACGAAGTGGTCCTGGACTTCTTCGACCGTCTCAAGTCCACCAGTCGCGGCTATGCTTCGCTGGATTACCATTTCGACCGTTACCAATCGGCTAATCTGGTGAAACTGGATGTGTTGATCAACGGCGATAAGGTTGATGCCCTGGCACTGATCGTGCACAAGGACAACGCGCACTACAAAGGTCGCCAGTTGACCGAGAAAATGAAAGAACTGATTCCGCGCCAGATGTTCGACGTTGCGATCCAGGCCGCCATCGGCGGGCAGATCATCGCGCGAACTTCCGTCAAGGCACTCAGAAAGAACGTACTGGCCAAATGCTACGGCGGTGACGTAAGCCGTAAGCGCAAGCTGCTTGAGAAGCAAAAGGCCGGTAAAAAACGCATGAAGCAAGTGGGCAACGTGGAAGTTCCACAAGAAGCCTTCCTTGCGGTGCTCAGGTTGGATAGTTAG
- the lepB gene encoding signal peptidase I, protein MSLNFPLLLVIAVAVCGLLALLDLVFFAPRRRAAIASYQGSVSQPDGVVIEKLNKEPLLVEYGKSFFPVLFIVLVLRSFLVEPFQIPSGSMKPTLDVGDFILVNKFSYGIRLPVIDKKVIEVGDPQRGDVMVFRYPADPSVNYIKRVIGLPGDTVRYTHDKHLYVNDQLITDQMIGTTYDPQLGDVAVYKEQLGADSEHLVHKAMSRTMQGGQWKVPAGHYFMMGDNRDNSNDSRYWDDATIPKELQGMVPDENIVGKAFAVWMSWPEPKLSHLPNFSRVGLIK, encoded by the coding sequence ATGTCGCTAAATTTCCCGCTGTTGCTGGTCATCGCCGTTGCCGTGTGCGGCCTCCTGGCGTTGCTCGATCTGGTGTTCTTCGCCCCGCGTCGTCGGGCGGCTATCGCGTCCTATCAGGGCAGCGTCAGCCAGCCCGATGGCGTGGTGATCGAGAAGCTGAACAAAGAGCCCCTGCTGGTTGAATATGGCAAGTCGTTCTTCCCGGTTTTGTTCATCGTGCTGGTGCTGCGTTCGTTCCTGGTGGAGCCGTTTCAGATCCCTTCGGGGTCCATGAAACCTACCCTGGACGTGGGCGACTTCATTCTGGTGAACAAGTTTTCCTACGGGATTCGCCTGCCGGTGATCGACAAGAAAGTCATTGAAGTCGGCGACCCGCAACGCGGCGATGTGATGGTGTTCCGCTACCCCGCGGACCCTAGCGTCAACTACATCAAGCGCGTGATCGGCTTGCCCGGCGATACCGTTCGCTATACGCACGACAAGCATCTGTACGTGAACGATCAATTGATCACCGATCAGATGATCGGCACCACGTACGACCCGCAACTGGGTGATGTCGCCGTGTACAAGGAACAACTGGGCGCAGACTCCGAGCACTTGGTGCACAAGGCCATGAGCCGCACCATGCAGGGAGGTCAGTGGAAAGTACCGGCCGGCCATTACTTCATGATGGGCGATAACCGCGACAACTCCAATGACAGCCGCTACTGGGATGATGCAACGATTCCCAAGGAGCTCCAGGGCATGGTCCCCGACGAGAATATCGTCGGCAAGGCTTTCGCCGTCTGGATGAGCTGGCCGGAACCCAAGCTCAGCCACCTGCCGAATTTCTCGCGGGTCGGGTTGATCAAGTAA
- the pdxJ gene encoding pyridoxine 5'-phosphate synthase, which yields MTTSNRILLGVNIDHVATLRQARGTRYPDPVKAALDAEEAGADGITVHLREDRRHIQERDVLLLKDVLQTRMNFEMGVTEEMMAFAERIRPAHICLVPETRQELTTEGGLDVAGQEARIKAAVQRLSKIGSEVSLFIDADPRQIEASRRVGAPAIELHTGRYADATTPTEVADELQRIIEGVNCGLNEGLIVNAGHGLHYHNVEAVAAIKGINELNIGHALVAHALFVGFKGAVAEMKALILAAAKH from the coding sequence GTGACCACCAGCAATCGCATTCTTCTTGGCGTCAACATCGACCACGTCGCTACCCTGCGCCAGGCCCGGGGCACGCGCTACCCGGATCCGGTCAAGGCCGCGCTGGACGCCGAAGAAGCGGGCGCCGACGGCATCACCGTGCACCTGCGCGAAGACCGCCGCCACATTCAGGAGCGCGATGTGCTGCTGCTCAAGGATGTGCTGCAAACCCGTATGAACTTCGAGATGGGCGTTACCGAAGAAATGATGGCCTTCGCCGAGCGCATTCGTCCGGCGCATATCTGCCTGGTGCCGGAAACCCGACAGGAACTGACCACCGAGGGCGGCCTGGATGTGGCGGGCCAGGAAGCGCGGATCAAGGCGGCGGTGCAGCGTTTGTCGAAGATCGGCAGCGAAGTGTCGTTGTTTATCGACGCCGACCCGCGCCAGATCGAGGCCTCGCGCCGCGTCGGCGCGCCCGCCATCGAACTGCATACTGGCCGCTACGCCGATGCCACCACGCCGACAGAGGTCGCAGACGAGCTGCAACGCATTATCGAAGGCGTGAACTGCGGTCTCAATGAAGGCTTGATCGTCAATGCCGGTCACGGCTTGCACTACCACAACGTCGAGGCCGTCGCCGCGATCAAGGGCATCAACGAACTGAACATCGGCCATGCCCTGGTGGCCCACGCGCTGTTCGTCGGCTTCAAAGGCGCGGTTGCCGAAATGAAGGCCCTGATCCTGGCCGCCGCCAAGCACTAA
- the rnc gene encoding ribonuclease III — translation MTVSLSRLERQLGYTFKDQELMVLALTHRSFAGRNNERLEFLGDAILNFVAGEALFERFPQAREGQLSRLRARLVKGETLAVLARGFGLGEYLRLGSGELKSGGFRRESILADALEALIGAIYLDAGMEAAKERVTAWLTSEIESLTLVDTNKDPKTRLQEFLQSRGCELPRYEVVDIQGEPHCRVFFVECEITLLNEKSRGQGVSRRIAEQVAAAAALIALGVENGHD, via the coding sequence GTGACCGTTTCTCTCAGTCGTCTCGAGCGCCAGCTCGGTTACACCTTCAAGGACCAGGAACTGATGGTCCTTGCCCTCACACACCGCAGTTTCGCCGGGCGCAATAACGAGCGCCTGGAATTCCTCGGTGATGCCATTCTCAATTTCGTTGCCGGTGAAGCGCTGTTTGAGCGTTTCCCTCAAGCCCGTGAAGGCCAGCTGTCGCGTTTGCGCGCACGCCTGGTGAAAGGCGAGACCCTGGCCGTACTGGCTCGTGGCTTTGGCTTGGGCGAATATCTGCGCCTGGGTTCCGGCGAATTGAAAAGCGGCGGGTTTCGTCGTGAATCGATCCTGGCCGATGCCCTCGAGGCGCTGATCGGTGCGATCTACCTGGATGCAGGCATGGAAGCGGCCAAGGAGCGGGTTACCGCGTGGCTGACGTCGGAAATCGAAAGCCTTACCCTGGTCGACACCAACAAAGACCCCAAGACCCGTCTGCAGGAATTCCTGCAATCGCGCGGGTGCGAACTGCCACGCTACGAAGTGGTGGATATCCAGGGCGAGCCCCATTGCCGCGTGTTCTTCGTGGAATGTGAAATCACCTTATTGAACGAAAAAAGCCGAGGTCAGGGTGTGAGCCGTCGTATTGCCGAACAGGTAGCGGCCGCCGCAGCACTGATTGCCCTGGGCGTGGAGAATGGCCATGACTGA
- the lptF gene encoding LPS export ABC transporter permease LptF: MIVFRYLSREVLLTLSAVSAVLLVIIMSGRFVKYLAQAASGALDPGSLFLIMGFRLPGFLQLILPLGLFLGILLAYGRLYLESEMTVLSATGMSQQRLLAMTMIPAAGIALIVAWLSLSLAPQGAMQFQLVLNKQDAMTEFDTLEPGRFQALSDGTRVTYTETMTEDRANLGGVFISEKRLGQDKKDRGISVLVADSGRQEVRPDGSRYLILENGYRYDGSPGQADYRAIKYDTYGVMLARPDVSNEVTDRDAIPTAQLFGNPELRSIAELQWRLSLPLLVFIVTLMAVPLSRVNPRQGRFLKLLPAILLYMAYLTLLISARGSLEKGKLSPVVGLWGVHAIFLVIGLGLLYWEPVRLKMKSRRGQKELARG; encoded by the coding sequence TTGATCGTCTTCCGTTATCTGTCCCGCGAAGTCCTGTTGACCCTGAGTGCCGTGAGTGCGGTGCTGCTGGTCATCATCATGAGTGGTCGTTTCGTCAAATACCTCGCCCAGGCGGCTTCCGGCGCCCTGGACCCAGGTTCACTGTTCCTGATCATGGGCTTTCGCCTGCCGGGGTTCCTGCAACTGATCCTGCCGCTGGGCCTGTTCCTCGGGATCCTGCTCGCGTACGGTCGCCTCTACCTCGAAAGCGAAATGACCGTGCTCTCGGCCACCGGCATGAGCCAGCAGCGCCTGCTGGCCATGACCATGATCCCGGCAGCCGGCATTGCTCTGATCGTAGCCTGGCTGAGCCTGAGCCTGGCCCCCCAAGGCGCCATGCAGTTCCAGCTGGTGCTGAACAAACAGGATGCGATGACCGAGTTCGACACCCTTGAGCCGGGCCGTTTCCAGGCGCTCAGCGATGGCACTCGGGTGACCTACACCGAAACCATGACCGAAGACCGCGCCAACCTGGGCGGGGTATTCATCTCCGAAAAACGCCTGGGCCAGGATAAGAAGGACCGTGGCATTTCCGTGCTGGTGGCCGACTCGGGCCGCCAGGAAGTGCGTCCCGACGGCAGCCGCTACCTGATCCTGGAAAACGGCTACCGCTATGACGGCAGCCCGGGCCAGGCCGATTACCGCGCGATCAAGTATGACACGTACGGTGTGATGCTGGCTCGTCCGGACGTCAGCAACGAAGTCACCGACCGCGACGCAATTCCTACGGCGCAGCTGTTCGGCAACCCGGAGCTGCGCTCCATCGCCGAGCTGCAATGGCGTCTTTCCCTGCCGCTGCTGGTGTTTATCGTGACCTTGATGGCCGTGCCGCTGTCGCGCGTCAACCCACGCCAGGGCCGATTCCTCAAGCTGTTGCCGGCAATTCTGCTGTATATGGCTTACCTCACCCTGCTGATTTCCGCTCGTGGTTCCCTGGAGAAAGGCAAGCTTTCGCCGGTCGTAGGCCTGTGGGGGGTGCACGCAATCTTCCTGGTGATCGGCCTGGGGCTGCTTTATTGGGAACCTGTTCGTTTGAAGATGAAGAGCCGTCGTGGCCAGAAGGAGTTGGCCCGTGGCTAA
- the recO gene encoding DNA repair protein RecO produces MSQSQPPSQLAYVLHSRAYRETSALVDFLTPQGRLRAVLRSARGKAGTLARPFVALDVEFRGKGELKNVGRLESVGTSAWLNGDALFSGLYLNELLIRLLPAEDPHPAVFDHYAATLLALAEGRALEPLLRAFEWRLLDDLGYGFELHNDLHGDPIAADGMYRLQVDAGLERVYLLQPGLFQGTELLAMSEADWSAPGALSAAKRLMRQALAVHLGGRPLVSRELFRKP; encoded by the coding sequence ATGTCCCAATCCCAACCCCCCAGCCAACTCGCCTATGTCCTGCACAGCCGTGCCTACCGCGAGACCAGCGCGCTGGTGGATTTCCTCACGCCCCAAGGCCGCCTGCGCGCGGTGTTGCGTAGCGCGCGGGGCAAGGCCGGGACATTGGCGCGGCCCTTTGTGGCGTTGGACGTGGAGTTTCGCGGCAAGGGCGAGCTGAAGAACGTCGGCCGCCTGGAAAGTGTCGGCACATCGGCCTGGCTCAATGGCGATGCCTTGTTCAGTGGTCTCTACCTCAATGAGCTGCTGATTCGCCTGCTGCCCGCCGAAGACCCGCACCCGGCGGTCTTCGATCACTACGCCGCCACCTTGCTGGCCCTGGCCGAAGGACGCGCGTTGGAGCCGCTGCTGCGCGCCTTCGAATGGCGCCTGCTCGACGACCTGGGCTACGGCTTCGAACTGCACAACGACCTGCACGGCGACCCCATCGCCGCCGATGGCATGTACCGTCTGCAGGTGGATGCGGGCCTGGAGCGTGTGTACCTGCTGCAACCGGGGCTGTTCCAGGGCACCGAGCTGCTGGCCATGAGCGAAGCCGACTGGAGCGCGCCCGGGGCCTTGTCCGCCGCCAAGCGCCTGATGCGCCAGGCCCTGGCCGTGCACCTGGGCGGGCGGCCGCTGGTCAGTCGCGAGTTGTTTCGAAAGCCCTGA
- the lptG gene encoding LPS export ABC transporter permease LptG codes for MAKLDRYIGSSVLIAILAVLGIILGLASLFAFIDEVGNVSDTYTVTDVLSYVALTAPRRLYDMMPMAALIGCLIGLGSLASNSELTIMRAAGVSIGRIVWAVMKPMLLLMLCSVLIGEYVAPPAESTAQANRALAQGSGDAQSAKHGLWHRQGEEFIHINAVQPGGLLIGVTRYTFDKERHMLSSSFAKRAQYDAEKWQLSDVTTTYFRNAGQGTKASTEVINVPTEAWDIALKPELLNTVVMIPESLPISGLWSYIHYLKDQGLNNGRYWLAFWVKVLQPVVTAALVLMAISFIFGPLRSVTLGQRVFTGVLVGFTFRIAQDLLGPSSLVFGFSPLFAVLVPTAICALAGFWLLRRAG; via the coding sequence GTGGCTAAGCTTGATCGCTACATCGGTAGCAGTGTGCTCATCGCCATCCTGGCGGTACTGGGCATCATCCTGGGCCTGGCCTCGTTGTTCGCTTTCATCGATGAAGTGGGTAACGTCAGCGATACCTATACGGTCACCGACGTGCTCAGCTACGTAGCGCTCACCGCGCCGCGTCGCCTGTACGACATGATGCCGATGGCCGCGCTGATCGGTTGCCTGATCGGCCTCGGCAGCCTGGCCAGCAACAGCGAACTGACCATCATGCGTGCCGCCGGTGTGTCCATCGGTCGTATCGTGTGGGCGGTGATGAAACCCATGCTGCTGTTGATGCTGTGCAGCGTGCTGATCGGTGAATACGTGGCGCCGCCAGCCGAGTCCACGGCCCAGGCCAACCGCGCCCTGGCCCAGGGTTCGGGCGACGCGCAAAGCGCCAAGCACGGCCTTTGGCATCGTCAGGGTGAAGAATTCATCCACATCAACGCCGTGCAACCTGGCGGTTTGTTGATCGGTGTGACGCGCTATACCTTCGACAAAGAACGCCACATGTTGTCGTCCAGTTTCGCCAAACGTGCGCAGTACGACGCGGAAAAATGGCAACTGAGCGATGTCACCACCACTTATTTCCGCAACGCCGGCCAAGGCACCAAGGCCAGCACCGAAGTGATCAACGTGCCGACCGAGGCCTGGGACATCGCCCTCAAGCCGGAACTGCTCAATACGGTGGTGATGATCCCGGAAAGCCTGCCGATCTCCGGCCTGTGGAGCTACATCCACTACCTCAAGGATCAAGGCTTGAATAACGGTCGTTACTGGCTGGCTTTCTGGGTCAAGGTATTGCAGCCGGTGGTGACCGCCGCGTTGGTGCTGATGGCGATCTCGTTCATCTTCGGGCCGCTGCGTTCCGTGACCCTTGGCCAGCGGGTGTTCACCGGCGTGCTGGTGGGCTTTACCTTCCGGATTGCCCAGGACCTGCTCGGTCCCTCGAGCCTGGTGTTTGGCTTCTCGCCACTGTTCGCAGTGCTGGTGCCCACCGCCATCTGCGCCCTGGCCGGGTTCTGGCTGCTGCGTCGAGCCGGTTGA
- the era gene encoding GTPase Era: MTDSTATRCGYVAIVGRPNVGKSTLLNHILGQKLAITSRKPQTTRHNMLGIKTEGNVQAVYVDTPGMHKGGEKALNRYMNKTASAALKDVDVVIFVVDRTKWTDEDQMVLERVQYVTGPLIVALNKTDRIEDKAELMPHLSWLQEQLPNAQIIPISAQHGHNLDALERVIAEHLPENEHFFPEDQITDRSSRFLAAELVREKIMRQMGAELPYQITVEIEEFKQQGKTLHIHALILVERDGQKKIIIGDKGERIKRIGTEARKDMELLFDSKIMLNLWVKVKGGWSDDERALRSLGYGDL, translated from the coding sequence ATGACTGATTCAACCGCAACACGCTGTGGCTATGTTGCCATCGTCGGCCGCCCCAACGTGGGCAAGTCCACGCTGCTCAACCACATCCTCGGGCAGAAACTCGCGATCACCTCGCGCAAGCCACAGACCACCCGCCACAACATGCTGGGCATCAAGACCGAAGGCAACGTGCAAGCGGTCTACGTCGACACGCCGGGCATGCATAAAGGTGGCGAGAAAGCCCTCAACCGCTATATGAACAAGACCGCTTCGGCGGCGTTGAAAGACGTCGACGTGGTGATCTTCGTGGTCGACCGCACCAAGTGGACCGACGAAGACCAAATGGTTCTAGAGCGTGTGCAATACGTCACCGGCCCGTTGATCGTCGCGCTGAACAAGACCGACCGCATCGAAGACAAAGCCGAGCTGATGCCGCACCTGAGCTGGCTGCAGGAACAACTGCCGAACGCGCAGATCATCCCGATCTCCGCCCAGCACGGCCACAACCTCGATGCTCTGGAGCGCGTAATCGCCGAGCACCTGCCGGAGAACGAGCACTTCTTCCCGGAAGACCAGATCACCGACCGCAGCAGCCGTTTCCTCGCCGCCGAACTGGTGCGTGAGAAAATCATGCGCCAGATGGGCGCCGAGCTGCCTTACCAGATCACCGTCGAAATTGAAGAGTTCAAGCAGCAGGGCAAGACCCTGCATATCCATGCGCTGATCCTCGTGGAGCGCGATGGCCAGAAGAAGATCATCATTGGCGACAAGGGTGAGCGCATCAAGCGCATCGGCACCGAAGCGCGCAAGGACATGGAATTGCTGTTCGACTCCAAAATCATGCTCAACCTATGGGTGAAGGTGAAAGGCGGCTGGTCGGATGACGAGCGCGCGTTGCGTTCCCTTGGCTACGGCGACCTGTAA